A DNA window from Jaculus jaculus isolate mJacJac1 chromosome 1, mJacJac1.mat.Y.cur, whole genome shotgun sequence contains the following coding sequences:
- the Bub3 gene encoding mitotic checkpoint protein BUB3 isoform X2, translating to MTGSNEFKLNQPPEDGISSVKFSPNTSQFLLVSSWDTSVRLYDVPANSMRLKYQHTGAVLDCAFYDPTHAWSGGLDHQLKMHDLNTDQENIVGTHDAPIRCVEYCPEVNVMVTGSWDQTVKLWDPRSPCNAGTFSQPEKVYTLSVSGDRLIVGTAGRRVLVWDLRNMGYVQQRRESSLKYQTRCIRAFPNKQGYVLSSIEGRVAVEYLDPSPEVQKKKYAFKCHRLKENNIEQIYPVNAISFHNVHNTFATGGSDGFVNIWDPFNKKRLCQFHRYPTSIASLAFSNDGTTLAIASSYMYEMDDTEHPEDGIFIRQVTDAETKPKST from the exons ATGACCGGGTCTAATGAGTTCAAGCTGAACCAGCCCCCCGAGGATGGCATCTCTTCGGTGAAGTTCAGCCCCAACACCTCCCAGTTCCTGCTGGTGTCTTCGTGGGACACGTCCGTGCGCCTGTACGATGTGCCCGCCAACTCCATGCGGCTCAAGTACCAGCACACGGGCGCCGTCCTGGACTGCGCCTTCTAC GATCCAACACATGCCTGGAGTGGAGGATTAGACCACCAGTTGAAAATGCATGATTTGAACACTGATCAAG AAAATATTGTTGGAACCCATGATGCCCCTATCAGATGTGTTGAATACTGTCCGGAAGTGAATGTGATGGTTACTGGAAGCTGGGATCAGACAGTTAAATTATGGGATCCTAGAAGCCCTTGTAATGCCGGGACCTTCTCTCAGCCTGAAAAG GTGTACACACTGTCCGTTTCCGGAGACCGGCTGATTGTCGGCACGGCAGGCCGCAGGGTGTTGGTGTGGGACTTACGGAACATGGGCTATGTGCAGCAGCGCAGGGAGTCCAGCCTCAAGTACCAGACCCGCTGCATCCGGGCCTTTCCCAACAAGCAG GGTTATGTATTAAGCTCTATTGAGGGCCGAGTGGCAGTTGAGTACTTGGACCCGAGCCCTGAGGTGCAGAAGAAGAAGTACGCCTTCAAGTGCCACAGACTCAAAGAGAACAACATTGAGCAGATCTACCCAGTCAATGCCATTTCCTTTCACAATGTCCACAATACATTTGCCACAG GTGGTTCTGATGGCTTTGTAAATATTTGGGATCCATTTAACAAAAAGCGACTGTGCCAGTTCCACCGGTACCCCACCAGCATCGCCTCCCTAGCCTTCAGCAATGATGGGACTACGCTTGCAATAGCATcatcatatatgtatgaaatggaTGACACGGAGCATCCCGAAGATGGTATCTTCATTCGCCAAGTGACAGATGCAGAAACAAAACCCAA GTCCACCTAA
- the Bub3 gene encoding mitotic checkpoint protein BUB3 isoform X1, whose product MTGSNEFKLNQPPEDGISSVKFSPNTSQFLLVSSWDTSVRLYDVPANSMRLKYQHTGAVLDCAFYDPTHAWSGGLDHQLKMHDLNTDQENIVGTHDAPIRCVEYCPEVNVMVTGSWDQTVKLWDPRSPCNAGTFSQPEKVYTLSVSGDRLIVGTAGRRVLVWDLRNMGYVQQRRESSLKYQTRCIRAFPNKQGYVLSSIEGRVAVEYLDPSPEVQKKKYAFKCHRLKENNIEQIYPVNAISFHNVHNTFATGGSDGFVNIWDPFNKKRLCQFHRYPTSIASLAFSNDGTTLAIASSYMYEMDDTEHPEDGIFIRQVTDAETKPKSPCT is encoded by the exons ATGACCGGGTCTAATGAGTTCAAGCTGAACCAGCCCCCCGAGGATGGCATCTCTTCGGTGAAGTTCAGCCCCAACACCTCCCAGTTCCTGCTGGTGTCTTCGTGGGACACGTCCGTGCGCCTGTACGATGTGCCCGCCAACTCCATGCGGCTCAAGTACCAGCACACGGGCGCCGTCCTGGACTGCGCCTTCTAC GATCCAACACATGCCTGGAGTGGAGGATTAGACCACCAGTTGAAAATGCATGATTTGAACACTGATCAAG AAAATATTGTTGGAACCCATGATGCCCCTATCAGATGTGTTGAATACTGTCCGGAAGTGAATGTGATGGTTACTGGAAGCTGGGATCAGACAGTTAAATTATGGGATCCTAGAAGCCCTTGTAATGCCGGGACCTTCTCTCAGCCTGAAAAG GTGTACACACTGTCCGTTTCCGGAGACCGGCTGATTGTCGGCACGGCAGGCCGCAGGGTGTTGGTGTGGGACTTACGGAACATGGGCTATGTGCAGCAGCGCAGGGAGTCCAGCCTCAAGTACCAGACCCGCTGCATCCGGGCCTTTCCCAACAAGCAG GGTTATGTATTAAGCTCTATTGAGGGCCGAGTGGCAGTTGAGTACTTGGACCCGAGCCCTGAGGTGCAGAAGAAGAAGTACGCCTTCAAGTGCCACAGACTCAAAGAGAACAACATTGAGCAGATCTACCCAGTCAATGCCATTTCCTTTCACAATGTCCACAATACATTTGCCACAG GTGGTTCTGATGGCTTTGTAAATATTTGGGATCCATTTAACAAAAAGCGACTGTGCCAGTTCCACCGGTACCCCACCAGCATCGCCTCCCTAGCCTTCAGCAATGATGGGACTACGCTTGCAATAGCATcatcatatatgtatgaaatggaTGACACGGAGCATCCCGAAGATGGTATCTTCATTCGCCAAGTGACAGATGCAGAAACAAAACCCAA GTCACCATGTACTTGA